The following are from one region of the Gryllotalpicola protaetiae genome:
- the recQ gene encoding DNA helicase RecQ yields MPQTDARAQAPLDVLHRVFGYGEFRGDQAAIIDQLVAGGDAVVLMPTGGGKSLTYQIPSLIRPGTGVVISPLIALMQDQVDALRAVGVRAEFLNSTQSFDERRQVERDFLAGALDLLYVAPEGLTTPRVQELLKQGEIALFAIDEAHCVSQWGHDFRPDYLWLSNLAKLWPAVPRIALTATATEATHRELTERLGLQNARHFVASFDRPNIQYRIAPKDEVRQQLVAFIREQQAASVDAAGVPVPAAGIVYALSRATVEKTAEFLRSKGIDAMPYHAGLDASVRAQTQSRFLREDGVVIVATIAFGMGIDKPDVRFVAHVDLPKSVEGYYQETGRAGRDGQASVAWLAYGLADVVQQRQLIDKSPGDRAFKQRMGQHLDAMLALCETVSCRRVNLLSYFGQSSEPCGNCDTCLAPPETFDGTVPAQKLLSTVVRLKRERNQQFGAGHLIDILMGKVTPRVEQNGHQRLATWGIGNELNQAQWRGVVRQLLATGLLAVSDDGYGTLVITDASTAVLRGERAVELRRDVHESAGRAAARAPRMRVGDAELPEAARPLFEALREWRAATAREQSVPAYIVFGDATLRAVAAARPGRLEELEGITGIGAKKLEQYGDALLEVVAATAQDAA; encoded by the coding sequence ATGCCCCAGACTGATGCGCGAGCGCAGGCCCCTCTCGACGTACTGCACCGCGTGTTCGGCTACGGCGAGTTCCGTGGCGACCAGGCGGCGATCATCGATCAGCTCGTGGCCGGCGGCGACGCGGTCGTGCTGATGCCGACGGGCGGCGGCAAGAGCCTGACGTACCAGATTCCCTCGCTGATCCGGCCCGGCACGGGCGTGGTGATCTCGCCGCTGATCGCGCTCATGCAGGATCAGGTCGATGCTTTGCGTGCCGTCGGCGTGCGCGCGGAGTTCCTGAACTCGACCCAGTCGTTCGACGAGCGGCGGCAGGTCGAGCGCGATTTCCTGGCCGGGGCGCTCGACCTGCTATACGTCGCGCCCGAGGGCCTCACGACCCCCCGCGTGCAGGAGCTCTTGAAGCAGGGCGAGATCGCGCTGTTCGCGATCGACGAGGCCCACTGCGTGAGCCAGTGGGGGCACGACTTCCGGCCCGACTACCTGTGGCTGTCGAACCTCGCCAAGCTGTGGCCCGCCGTGCCGCGCATCGCGCTCACCGCCACCGCGACCGAGGCGACCCATCGCGAGCTCACCGAGCGACTCGGCCTGCAGAACGCGAGGCACTTCGTCGCGAGCTTCGATCGGCCGAACATCCAGTACCGCATCGCCCCGAAAGACGAGGTGCGGCAGCAGTTGGTGGCGTTCATCCGCGAGCAGCAGGCGGCGTCGGTGGATGCCGCGGGCGTCCCCGTGCCCGCGGCCGGCATCGTCTACGCGCTGAGCCGCGCCACCGTCGAGAAGACGGCCGAGTTCCTGCGCTCGAAGGGCATCGACGCCATGCCGTACCACGCGGGCCTCGACGCCTCCGTGCGCGCGCAGACGCAGTCGCGCTTCCTGCGCGAAGACGGGGTGGTGATCGTCGCGACGATCGCCTTCGGCATGGGCATCGACAAGCCCGATGTGCGCTTCGTCGCCCACGTCGATCTGCCGAAGTCCGTCGAGGGGTACTACCAAGAGACGGGGCGTGCGGGGCGCGACGGGCAGGCATCCGTCGCCTGGCTCGCCTATGGCCTCGCCGACGTCGTGCAGCAGCGGCAGCTGATCGACAAGTCGCCCGGCGATCGTGCATTCAAGCAGCGCATGGGCCAGCATCTCGACGCGATGCTCGCACTGTGCGAGACGGTCTCATGCCGCCGGGTGAACCTGCTGTCGTATTTCGGGCAATCCTCGGAACCGTGCGGCAACTGCGACACGTGCCTCGCGCCGCCCGAGACCTTCGACGGCACCGTGCCCGCGCAGAAGCTTCTGTCGACCGTCGTGCGGCTCAAGCGCGAGCGGAACCAGCAGTTCGGCGCGGGGCACCTGATCGACATCCTGATGGGGAAGGTCACGCCACGGGTCGAGCAGAACGGCCACCAGCGGCTCGCGACCTGGGGCATCGGGAACGAGCTCAACCAGGCGCAGTGGCGGGGCGTGGTGCGCCAGCTGCTGGCGACCGGTCTGCTCGCGGTGAGCGACGACGGCTACGGCACTCTGGTGATCACGGATGCCTCGACCGCCGTCCTGCGCGGCGAGCGCGCTGTCGAGCTGCGCCGCGATGTGCACGAGTCGGCCGGCCGCGCCGCGGCGCGCGCACCACGCATGCGGGTCGGCGACGCCGAGCTGCCCGAGGCGGCCCGCCCGCTGTTCGAGGCGCTGCGCGAGTGGCGCGCCGCCACCGCGCGCGAGCAGTCGGTGCCCGCCTACATCGTGTTCGGCGACGCGACGCTGCGCGCGGTGGCGGCCGCCCGTCCCGGCCGACTCGAAGAGCTCGAGGGCATCACAGGCATCGGGGCGAAGAAGCTCGAGCAGTACGGCGATGCGCTGCTCGAGGTGGTGGCCGCCACCGCGCAAGACGCGGCTTAG
- a CDS encoding TetR/AcrR family transcriptional regulator — MGRWEPGARQRLADAALGLFLERGYEATTVADIAARAGLTERTFFRQYSDKREVLFGDPIEYNAVFTDAVAAAPADASPLDAITAALRAAGKWFEGRHPYARRRAAVIDANPALQEREQVKRLHLTEAVAAALAGRGVSAATAALAAELATVSFHQAFARWVALGEESDLGELAVAVLAELRALAA; from the coding sequence ATGGGTCGTTGGGAGCCGGGCGCGCGCCAGCGCCTCGCAGATGCGGCGCTCGGACTGTTCCTCGAGCGCGGCTACGAGGCGACGACGGTGGCTGATATCGCGGCCCGTGCGGGGCTCACCGAGCGCACCTTCTTCCGGCAGTACAGCGACAAGCGCGAGGTGCTGTTCGGCGACCCGATCGAGTACAACGCGGTGTTCACGGATGCCGTGGCCGCCGCCCCCGCCGACGCGAGCCCCCTCGACGCGATCACCGCGGCGCTGCGCGCGGCGGGCAAGTGGTTCGAGGGCAGGCATCCGTACGCCCGCCGCCGCGCGGCGGTCATCGACGCGAACCCGGCTCTGCAGGAGCGCGAGCAGGTGAAGCGCCTGCATCTCACCGAAGCGGTCGCCGCCGCACTGGCTGGTCGCGGCGTCTCGGCCGCGACGGCCGCGCTCGCCGCGGAACTCGCGACGGTGTCGTTCCACCAGGCGTTCGCGCGCTGGGTCGCTCTCGGCGAGGAATCCGACCTCGGCGAACTCGCCGTCGCTGTGCTCGCCGAGTTGCGCGCACTCGCCGCTTGA
- a CDS encoding YdcF family protein, which produces MLEEVETPAPATRPRQRALMRWVAAAVSAIVIVALAGLPVYVFPRTDRPEKADAIVVLGPATTQRMALGTRLMREGYASHLYVSAPKNMRMYDPCFNADTSCFSPEPTTTRGEARFTLDEARVNGWSRVIVITGGFHVSRARFIFDRCSGVDPIMLGADEPRNAYGWVYQYAYQTAGFVKAVIVGCAGPTP; this is translated from the coding sequence GTGCTGGAAGAAGTCGAAACGCCCGCTCCGGCCACCCGGCCGCGGCAGCGCGCGCTCATGCGCTGGGTCGCCGCCGCGGTCAGCGCGATCGTGATCGTCGCTCTTGCTGGGCTTCCCGTCTACGTCTTCCCGCGCACCGACAGGCCCGAGAAGGCCGACGCCATCGTCGTGCTGGGCCCGGCGACGACGCAGCGCATGGCCCTCGGCACCCGGCTGATGCGCGAGGGCTACGCCTCGCATCTGTACGTCTCAGCGCCGAAGAACATGCGCATGTATGACCCCTGCTTCAACGCCGACACCAGCTGCTTCAGCCCGGAGCCCACGACGACCCGCGGCGAGGCGCGCTTCACCCTCGACGAGGCGCGTGTGAACGGCTGGTCGCGCGTGATCGTGATCACGGGCGGGTTCCACGTCAGCCGAGCGCGGTTCATCTTCGACCGCTGCAGCGGCGTCGACCCGATCATGCTCGGCGCCGACGAGCCGCGCAACGCGTACGGCTGGGTGTATCAGTACGCCTATCAGACGGCCGGCTTCGTCAAGGCCGTGATCGTCGGCTGCGCGGGCCCCACGCCGTAG
- a CDS encoding DUF4082 domain-containing protein yields the protein MLRGSVLGRRTMLGAPRSRITVVFIAIISMLAAFLVLGDAKASLAADPCGTNSNPIVCENSKPGTPRDVWDIGTTAGDDDIQGFATSISVPVGGTVGFKIDAPGARSYSITIYRTGWYGGDGARQIATVTPSATLPQSQPTCITDSDTEETDCGNWAQSASWTVPSTAISGVYVADIERSDTSGESQITFVVTNPSSTSNILVKTSDATWEAYNTYGGADFYQGNQNGRAYAVSYNRPFNTRGDNAGRDFYFSAEYPLVEFLEQNGYDVSYTTDIDTALNGAAAIEKHKVFISSGHDEYWFNQERANVEAARDAGVNMEFLSGNEVYWDTRPTSSIAGPTTQNRTITSYKETWSNAKIDPSSQWTGTWRDPRFASEANGGSYPEEALTGTMYMSNDTDLPVTVTNAQGKYKLWANSGLSSMTGASTALAQHTIGYESDEDVDNGFRQSGLLYLSTTVGATDQYLQDYGSIVQPGTTTHHMTLYKAASGALVMSAGSIGWNWGLNAEHDGDSAQSAADPRMQQFEVNMLALMGVQPQSLMSGLSTGAGPTDTTPPVATVTSPAPGSSIANGSSVTVSGTASDVGGTVAAVEISVDGGETWHMATGTTAWSYTYVQHGIGTEQVLVRAVDDSANYAPTPVSASYNVTGPYTALGNVVPKTADSGDGSAVELGLAFTAAQSGVIQGVRFYKSAANTGAHVGHLWNANGVLLGSVAFSGESGSGWQTATFATPISVTGGQSYVVSYSTTTGHYSADTTQWDYRGNDAGPLTIAGGFGAPAAGVYGNVNEFPSSSYQDADYYVDAVFSPVDSSPLTASSQWPLPASSSVPTNSVISAVLSRAATPSSVSVSVKDQNGVAVAGTTNYTAATNTVSFTPTTALNGFVTYSVTITATATTGATLSGGGTWTFTTVKPDPTPGVCPCGLFSDGTVPSELQDADSSAVTLGVRFTPSSSGTVTGVSFYKGVNNVGPHVGSLWSSSGQLLASGTFSNESTSGWQTLTFASPVSVTSGATYVAAYRTTVGAYSVTSAAFPVSVGPLSADSGMYSYDDAFPGSTSSASYLVDVVFQTASPSLSVVSEAPSSGAVGVSQTSTISLTASAPLASGYAFSVKNGSTTIAGATAKSADGTTVTFTPTASLPAGATISVTVSGLSGTNGGSLPNQSWTFTTAGGSAPTTYTLFGNATPSVPAATDDPSPVEVGTAFTASVSGAATGIRFYKGATNTGTHVGHLWSPTGALLATVTFAGESASGWQTASFSTPVELTVGSTYVVSYLAPNGNYAYTTSYFSSPVTSGPLSAPASGNGLYLYTSTGGEPMYSWQGSNYYVDVVFQPDSSGGTSSPTPTPTPTPTPTPTAPPTGAETIFATNAAPASTNWTDQAPVQVGVRVTSTVAGQIAGVRYYRATGDTAADTVYLWSASGTKLASASVPASVGSGWQYIAFSSPVSITAGTEYRATYYSPSEHYAVDVNGLSSSVTGTHLTALGSAYVYGTTAPSSTSTHNFWVDVEFVPSS from the coding sequence ATGCTGCGAGGATCTGTGCTCGGGCGGCGCACCATGCTGGGTGCTCCGCGTTCCCGAATAACGGTTGTTTTCATTGCGATCATCTCGATGCTCGCGGCGTTCCTGGTGCTCGGAGATGCGAAGGCGTCACTGGCCGCGGACCCGTGCGGTACGAACTCGAACCCGATCGTCTGCGAGAACAGCAAGCCCGGGACACCGCGCGACGTCTGGGACATCGGAACGACGGCCGGGGACGACGACATCCAAGGGTTCGCCACGTCGATCAGCGTGCCCGTCGGCGGAACCGTCGGGTTCAAGATCGACGCTCCGGGCGCGCGAAGCTATTCGATCACCATCTACCGCACGGGTTGGTACGGCGGTGATGGCGCGCGTCAGATTGCGACCGTGACCCCATCTGCGACCTTGCCTCAGAGTCAGCCGACATGCATCACGGACTCCGACACCGAAGAGACCGATTGTGGAAATTGGGCCCAATCAGCAAGCTGGACAGTGCCGTCGACCGCGATCTCAGGTGTGTACGTTGCGGACATCGAGCGATCGGACACCTCGGGAGAGAGCCAGATCACTTTCGTCGTGACCAACCCGAGCAGCACCTCGAACATCCTGGTCAAGACGTCCGACGCGACGTGGGAGGCATACAACACATACGGTGGCGCCGACTTCTACCAAGGCAACCAGAACGGCCGCGCCTACGCCGTCAGCTACAACCGGCCGTTCAACACGCGGGGGGACAACGCCGGCCGCGACTTCTACTTCAGCGCCGAGTATCCCCTAGTCGAATTCCTCGAGCAGAACGGCTATGACGTCAGCTACACGACGGACATCGACACGGCGCTGAACGGTGCGGCCGCTATTGAGAAGCACAAAGTGTTCATCTCATCCGGGCACGACGAGTACTGGTTCAACCAGGAACGCGCGAACGTCGAGGCCGCCAGGGACGCCGGCGTCAACATGGAATTCCTGTCTGGCAACGAGGTCTACTGGGACACTCGACCGACGTCGTCGATCGCTGGACCGACTACGCAGAACCGGACGATCACGTCCTATAAGGAAACCTGGTCGAACGCAAAGATCGACCCGAGTTCGCAGTGGACGGGTACGTGGCGTGATCCGCGGTTCGCGTCGGAAGCGAACGGCGGCAGCTATCCGGAAGAGGCCCTCACCGGCACGATGTACATGTCAAACGACACCGATCTGCCAGTCACCGTGACGAACGCGCAGGGCAAATACAAACTCTGGGCGAATAGTGGGCTCTCCTCGATGACAGGCGCGTCGACGGCCCTGGCCCAGCACACCATCGGCTATGAGTCCGATGAGGACGTGGACAACGGCTTCCGCCAGTCCGGTCTCCTCTACCTGTCCACCACGGTGGGCGCAACTGATCAATACCTGCAGGATTACGGCAGCATCGTCCAGCCGGGCACCACGACCCACCACATGACCCTGTACAAGGCGGCCAGCGGCGCGCTGGTCATGAGTGCAGGGAGCATCGGCTGGAACTGGGGGCTCAACGCGGAGCATGACGGCGACAGCGCGCAATCCGCTGCAGACCCGCGGATGCAGCAGTTCGAGGTCAACATGTTGGCCCTCATGGGCGTGCAGCCGCAATCGCTCATGAGTGGACTGTCGACGGGTGCCGGGCCCACTGACACCACTCCGCCCGTGGCGACCGTGACCTCGCCTGCCCCAGGCTCGTCAATCGCGAACGGCAGCTCGGTCACCGTGAGCGGCACGGCCTCAGATGTCGGCGGGACCGTTGCGGCGGTGGAGATCTCCGTCGACGGCGGCGAGACGTGGCATATGGCGACGGGCACCACTGCGTGGAGCTACACCTACGTACAACACGGAATCGGGACCGAGCAGGTTCTCGTTCGCGCCGTCGATGACAGCGCGAACTACGCTCCGACGCCGGTATCGGCGAGCTACAACGTGACCGGGCCGTACACCGCGCTCGGCAATGTGGTGCCCAAGACTGCCGATTCCGGGGACGGCAGCGCCGTCGAACTCGGCCTTGCGTTCACTGCGGCTCAGTCCGGAGTCATTCAAGGTGTCCGTTTCTACAAGAGCGCCGCAAACACAGGCGCGCACGTCGGCCACCTGTGGAACGCCAACGGCGTGCTCCTTGGGTCGGTGGCGTTCAGCGGTGAATCCGGCTCCGGCTGGCAGACCGCCACGTTCGCGACGCCCATCTCGGTGACGGGCGGTCAAAGCTATGTCGTGTCCTATTCGACGACGACGGGGCACTATTCCGCCGACACCACGCAATGGGACTATCGAGGCAATGACGCCGGCCCGCTGACGATCGCCGGCGGATTCGGCGCCCCGGCGGCCGGCGTGTACGGAAACGTGAACGAGTTCCCGTCATCCTCATACCAGGACGCCGACTACTACGTGGACGCGGTATTCAGCCCAGTTGACAGCTCGCCGCTTACCGCATCAAGCCAGTGGCCATTGCCCGCGTCTTCCAGCGTTCCGACGAACAGCGTGATCTCGGCCGTCCTGTCCCGCGCCGCGACGCCGAGTTCCGTCAGCGTGAGCGTGAAGGACCAGAACGGTGTCGCGGTCGCCGGAACAACGAACTACACCGCGGCCACCAACACCGTGAGCTTCACGCCGACCACCGCCCTCAACGGATTCGTCACCTACAGCGTGACGATCACGGCGACGGCGACGACAGGCGCAACGCTCTCGGGAGGCGGAACCTGGACGTTCACAACCGTCAAGCCGGACCCGACGCCAGGCGTGTGCCCGTGCGGCCTCTTCAGCGACGGCACTGTCCCGTCTGAGCTCCAGGACGCCGACAGCAGCGCGGTCACGCTGGGAGTTCGCTTCACTCCGAGTTCGAGCGGCACTGTCACCGGCGTCAGCTTCTACAAGGGCGTCAACAACGTAGGTCCGCACGTGGGCTCGCTGTGGTCGAGCTCAGGCCAGTTGCTCGCCAGTGGAACCTTCAGCAACGAATCGACGAGCGGCTGGCAGACGCTCACCTTCGCGTCGCCGGTCTCCGTGACCTCTGGGGCCACTTATGTCGCGGCCTACCGGACCACGGTCGGGGCGTACTCGGTGACTTCCGCCGCCTTCCCGGTATCTGTCGGTCCCCTGTCTGCTGATTCCGGGATGTACAGCTACGACGACGCGTTCCCCGGAAGCACCTCATCTGCGAGCTATCTGGTCGATGTGGTGTTCCAGACGGCGAGCCCGTCCTTGAGCGTCGTGTCGGAGGCTCCGTCATCCGGTGCCGTGGGCGTGTCTCAGACGTCGACGATTTCGCTCACGGCATCCGCCCCTCTCGCAAGCGGATACGCATTCTCCGTCAAGAACGGCAGCACGACGATTGCAGGCGCGACCGCGAAGTCCGCAGACGGCACCACTGTCACGTTCACGCCAACGGCGTCCCTTCCGGCTGGTGCGACGATCTCAGTAACTGTGAGTGGTCTATCCGGAACCAACGGGGGCTCGCTGCCCAACCAGAGCTGGACTTTCACGACAGCCGGAGGCTCGGCGCCGACCACGTACACACTGTTCGGGAATGCGACGCCGAGCGTCCCTGCGGCGACTGACGACCCCTCGCCTGTTGAGGTCGGCACCGCGTTCACTGCGTCGGTGAGCGGCGCGGCGACCGGGATCCGCTTCTACAAAGGCGCGACCAACACGGGGACGCATGTCGGGCACCTCTGGTCGCCGACCGGCGCGTTGCTCGCGACCGTCACATTCGCGGGCGAGAGCGCGAGCGGCTGGCAGACCGCATCGTTCTCCACGCCTGTTGAACTCACCGTCGGATCGACATATGTGGTGTCGTACCTGGCGCCCAACGGCAACTACGCATATACGACCAGCTACTTCTCCTCGCCCGTCACGAGTGGCCCGCTGAGCGCGCCGGCGTCCGGCAATGGTCTGTACTTGTACACCTCGACCGGCGGTGAGCCGATGTATTCCTGGCAGGGGTCGAACTACTACGTCGACGTCGTCTTCCAACCCGACTCATCGGGCGGAACGAGCAGCCCTACGCCGACCCCGACGCCGACTCCCACCCCGACGCCGACCGCGCCGCCGACTGGCGCCGAGACGATCTTCGCGACCAACGCTGCTCCGGCATCGACCAACTGGACGGACCAAGCGCCGGTTCAGGTCGGGGTACGGGTCACATCCACGGTCGCCGGGCAGATCGCCGGGGTTCGGTACTACCGCGCGACCGGCGACACCGCGGCGGACACGGTCTACCTATGGAGTGCTAGCGGAACGAAGCTCGCCTCAGCGTCGGTGCCGGCATCGGTGGGTTCGGGGTGGCAGTACATCGCCTTCTCGTCACCTGTCTCGATCACGGCGGGAACCGAGTATCGGGCGACGTACTACTCGCCGAGCGAGCATTACGCCGTTGACGTCAATGGATTGAGTTCGAGTGTGACCGGAACTCATCTGACGGCACTCGGAAGTGCATACGTGTATGGCACAACAGCGCCGAGCTCGACCTCTACGCACAACTTCTGGGTCGACGTCGAATTCGTTCCGAGCAGCTAG
- a CDS encoding acyl-CoA dehydrogenase, whose amino-acid sequence MVDTAPRTSERTAPASAPAPASAPSEIEAKLDVALVERMLRGSYPEVRLEAREVAKDPQFHKVDGLSLDEQRERAFAQMKVQAANGFQLRAFPERLGGFEDAGGNLAAFEELVTADPSLQIKGGVQWGLFGAAILHLGTAEHHDRLLPDAISLKVPGAFAMTETGHGSDVASIGTTATYDPATEEFVINTPFRAAWKDYLGNAAKHATAATVFAQLITNGVNHGVHCFYVPIRDAATGAFLPGVGGEDDGHKGGLNGVDNGRLHFDNVRIPRTNLLNRYGDVAADGTYSSSIDSPGRRFFTMLGTLVQGRVSLDGSTTIASALGLFIALTYASQRRQFASAVPGQEHVLLDYQRHQRRLLPRLAQTYAQYFSHDVLLTAFDDVFSGRADTDENRQNLETLAAALKPLSTWHALDTLQEAREACGGSGFLAENRLVGLRADLDIYVTFEGDNNVLLQLVGKRLLTDYAAQFKGATGVDLAKFAAGQVAGRAYNEGGIRRVGQNLRDLAGVGAGIEALKDHDTQRALLQDRVDTMIAAIGAELNKVRRAPAAEQAAAFNANQDDLIAAARAWGELQQWQAFTDALDGVTDAGTRTVLGWVHSLFTFSLFEKHLAWYLTHGRISARRGQAVSAYINRLLERLRPHTLDLIGAFGFEPEHVRAPIASGAEGIRQDEAMAYAANLRASGEAPVDEKKLKKSAKAPRS is encoded by the coding sequence ATGGTCGACACAGCCCCCCGAACCAGCGAGCGCACCGCGCCCGCGAGCGCGCCGGCCCCGGCATCCGCCCCCTCGGAAATCGAGGCCAAGCTCGACGTCGCGCTGGTCGAGCGGATGCTGCGTGGCAGCTACCCCGAGGTGCGCCTCGAGGCGCGCGAGGTCGCGAAGGACCCGCAGTTCCACAAGGTCGACGGGCTCAGCCTCGATGAGCAGCGTGAGCGTGCGTTCGCGCAGATGAAGGTGCAGGCCGCGAACGGATTCCAGCTGCGCGCCTTCCCTGAGCGGCTGGGCGGCTTCGAGGATGCCGGCGGCAACCTCGCCGCCTTCGAAGAGCTCGTCACCGCCGACCCGAGCCTGCAGATCAAGGGCGGCGTGCAGTGGGGGCTGTTCGGCGCCGCGATCCTGCACCTCGGCACCGCAGAGCACCACGACCGGCTGCTGCCCGACGCCATCAGTCTCAAGGTGCCCGGGGCGTTCGCGATGACCGAGACGGGGCACGGTTCGGACGTCGCGAGCATCGGCACCACCGCCACCTACGACCCCGCCACCGAGGAGTTCGTGATCAACACGCCCTTCCGTGCGGCGTGGAAGGACTACCTCGGCAATGCGGCCAAGCACGCCACGGCTGCGACCGTGTTCGCGCAGCTGATCACGAACGGTGTGAACCACGGCGTGCACTGCTTCTATGTGCCGATTCGCGATGCGGCGACGGGCGCGTTCCTGCCCGGCGTCGGGGGTGAGGACGACGGCCATAAGGGCGGCCTCAACGGTGTCGACAACGGCCGGCTGCACTTCGACAACGTGCGGATTCCGCGCACCAACCTGCTGAACCGTTATGGCGACGTCGCCGCGGACGGCACCTACTCGAGCTCGATCGACAGCCCCGGCCGCCGCTTCTTCACCATGCTCGGCACGCTGGTGCAGGGCCGCGTGTCGCTCGACGGGTCGACGACGATCGCGAGCGCGCTCGGCCTGTTCATCGCGCTGACCTACGCGAGCCAGCGCCGCCAGTTCGCGAGCGCCGTTCCCGGCCAGGAGCACGTGCTGCTCGACTACCAGCGCCACCAGCGCCGGCTGCTGCCGCGCCTCGCGCAGACCTACGCGCAGTACTTCAGCCACGACGTGCTGCTCACCGCCTTCGATGACGTGTTCTCGGGCCGGGCGGACACCGACGAGAACCGGCAGAACCTCGAGACCCTGGCCGCGGCGCTCAAGCCGCTGTCGACCTGGCATGCGCTCGACACCCTGCAGGAGGCGCGCGAGGCGTGCGGTGGCAGCGGATTCCTCGCGGAGAACCGCCTCGTCGGCCTGCGCGCCGACCTCGACATCTACGTCACCTTCGAGGGCGACAACAACGTTCTGCTGCAGCTCGTCGGCAAGCGCCTGCTGACCGACTACGCCGCGCAGTTCAAGGGCGCAACGGGCGTCGACCTCGCGAAGTTCGCCGCAGGACAGGTCGCCGGGCGGGCGTACAACGAGGGCGGCATCCGCCGTGTCGGTCAGAACCTGCGCGACCTTGCGGGCGTGGGCGCCGGCATCGAGGCGCTGAAGGATCACGACACGCAGCGCGCCCTGCTGCAGGATCGCGTGGACACGATGATCGCCGCGATCGGAGCCGAGCTGAACAAGGTGCGCCGTGCCCCGGCCGCTGAGCAGGCCGCCGCGTTCAACGCGAACCAGGACGACCTGATCGCTGCGGCGCGCGCCTGGGGCGAGTTGCAGCAGTGGCAGGCGTTCACCGATGCGCTCGACGGGGTGACGGATGCCGGCACCCGGACTGTTCTGGGCTGGGTGCACTCGCTCTTCACGTTCTCGCTGTTCGAGAAGCACCTCGCCTGGTATCTGACGCACGGGCGCATCTCGGCGCGTCGCGGTCAGGCGGTGTCCGCGTACATCAACCGGCTGCTCGAGCGGCTGCGGCCGCACACGCTCGACTTGATCGGAGCGTTCGGTTTCGAGCCGGAGCACGTGCGTGCGCCGATTGCGTCGGGGGCCGAGGGAATTCGGCAGGACGAGGCGATGGCGTATGCCGCGAACCTGCGTGCGTCGGGCGAGGCGCCGGTGGACGAGAAGAAGCTGAAGAAGAGCGCGAAGGCGCCTCGTTCATAG
- a CDS encoding SDR family oxidoreductase, which yields MKVFVTGASGHIGQLATAELITAGHDVVGMARSDAGAERVSALGATPLRATLAEPARVAEAAAGADAVVHLAFSHDFENFAKNADDERTVLAAIADALEGSGKPLLAASGTAFIAVEPGGPAVTEEQRADPALSHNPRVPMENWLLELPARGIRATPVRFSPTVHGPTDLHGFIPALIGLAREVGFSGYVGDGANLWPAVHNVDAARLIALGLEKAPGGTPLHAVAEEGIAYRDIAEAIGRGAGVPTKRLTREEAAALGFFGTFMAVNNPASSSWTREVTGWVPRENGLLEDLAEGFYFSR from the coding sequence ATGAAGGTTTTCGTCACCGGAGCGAGCGGCCACATCGGGCAGCTCGCGACCGCAGAGCTGATCACGGCAGGCCACGACGTGGTCGGCATGGCGCGCTCGGATGCCGGCGCCGAGCGCGTCTCGGCACTCGGCGCGACGCCGCTGCGCGCGACACTCGCCGAGCCCGCCCGCGTGGCTGAGGCGGCGGCCGGCGCCGACGCGGTGGTCCACCTCGCGTTCAGCCACGACTTCGAGAACTTCGCCAAGAACGCCGACGACGAGCGCACGGTGCTCGCGGCGATCGCTGACGCCCTAGAGGGCAGCGGGAAGCCGCTGCTCGCGGCCTCTGGCACGGCCTTCATCGCCGTCGAGCCCGGTGGCCCGGCCGTCACGGAGGAGCAACGCGCCGACCCCGCGCTCTCGCACAACCCGCGCGTGCCGATGGAGAACTGGCTGCTCGAGCTGCCCGCCCGCGGCATCCGTGCGACGCCGGTGCGATTCTCGCCCACCGTGCACGGCCCGACCGACCTGCACGGGTTCATCCCGGCGCTGATCGGGCTCGCGCGCGAGGTCGGCTTCTCGGGCTACGTCGGCGACGGCGCGAACCTCTGGCCGGCCGTGCACAACGTCGACGCCGCGCGACTGATCGCGCTCGGCCTCGAGAAGGCCCCGGGCGGGACCCCGCTGCACGCCGTCGCCGAGGAGGGCATCGCCTACCGTGACATCGCGGAGGCGATCGGCCGCGGTGCCGGCGTTCCGACGAAGCGGCTCACCCGTGAGGAAGCCGCCGCCCTCGGGTTCTTCGGAACCTTCATGGCGGTGAACAACCCCGCGTCGAGCTCGTGGACGCGCGAGGTCACGGGCTGGGTTCCCCGCGAGAACGGCCTGCTCGAGGACCTCGCCGAAGGGTTCTACTTCAGCCGCTAA